Proteins from a genomic interval of Haemophilus parainfluenzae T3T1:
- the pilW gene encoding type IV pilus biogenesis/stability protein PilW, translating into MKLIPINILSAVIFPFVFSACISQSSVDFNKQQAAKARVELALGYLQQEDFVQAKLNLDKAFEHDERYYLVHSALAHFYQLQGDTEKAKQAYLQAIKLDDKQGDVYNNFGAFLCGQGEFEQAYSQFNAALAAPNYYHQADTYENMALCAFVGKQTDVYQQALEKLRQVDPSRAEKLRTLK; encoded by the coding sequence ATGAAATTAATCCCAATTAACATTCTAAGTGCGGTCATTTTTCCTTTTGTTTTTTCTGCTTGCATTTCTCAGTCTTCAGTCGATTTTAATAAACAACAAGCAGCCAAAGCGCGCGTTGAATTGGCTTTAGGCTATTTGCAACAAGAGGATTTTGTTCAAGCAAAACTTAATTTAGATAAAGCCTTTGAGCATGATGAGCGGTATTATCTTGTGCACTCGGCACTTGCGCATTTTTATCAATTACAAGGCGATACAGAAAAAGCGAAGCAAGCTTATTTACAGGCGATTAAGTTAGACGATAAGCAAGGCGACGTGTACAACAACTTCGGTGCTTTTTTATGTGGGCAAGGTGAGTTTGAACAAGCTTATTCGCAATTTAATGCGGCACTCGCTGCGCCGAATTATTATCATCAAGCCGATACCTACGAAAACATGGCACTTTGTGCTTTTGTCGGAAAACAAACCGATGTTTATCAACAAGCGTTGGAGAAATTGCGCCAAGTTGATCCTTCTAGAGCGGAAAAGCTCCGCACGCTCAAATAA
- a CDS encoding bifunctional tRNA (adenosine(37)-C2)-methyltransferase TrmG/ribosomal RNA large subunit methyltransferase RlmN, whose protein sequence is MLEQPLLSETNTKKINLMDLTRQQMREFFAELGEKPFRADQLVKWIYHFGEDNFDNMTNINKKLREKLKAVAEIKAPEVAVEQRSADGTIKWAMQVGEQQVETVYIPEADRATLCVSSQVGCALACTFCSTAQQGFNRNLTVSEIIGQVWRASKIIGNFGVTGVRPITNVVMMGMGEPLLNVANVVPAMEIMLDDFAYGLSKRRVTLSTSGVVPALDMLRDKIDVALAISLHAPNDELRDEIMPINKKYNIKMLMDSVHRYLEVSNANHGKVTIEYVLLDHVNDGTEHAHQLAQVLKNTPCKINLIPWNPFPEAPYGKSSNSRVDRFQKTLMEYGFTVIVRKTRGDDIDAACGQLAGDVIDRTKRTAMKRKFGEGIDVKAVN, encoded by the coding sequence ATGTTAGAACAACCCCTTTTATCCGAAACGAATACAAAAAAGATTAACTTAATGGATTTAACGCGTCAGCAGATGCGTGAGTTTTTTGCTGAATTAGGCGAGAAACCATTTCGTGCGGATCAATTAGTGAAATGGATTTATCATTTTGGCGAAGATAACTTCGACAATATGACCAATATTAATAAAAAATTACGAGAAAAATTAAAAGCGGTCGCGGAAATTAAAGCACCAGAAGTGGCGGTTGAACAACGCTCTGCGGATGGCACGATTAAATGGGCGATGCAGGTTGGTGAACAACAAGTTGAAACGGTCTATATTCCAGAAGCAGATCGCGCGACACTTTGTGTTTCTTCTCAAGTAGGCTGTGCGTTAGCTTGTACCTTCTGTTCAACAGCACAGCAAGGCTTTAACCGTAATTTAACGGTATCTGAAATTATCGGTCAGGTTTGGCGTGCATCAAAAATTATCGGTAATTTTGGTGTCACAGGTGTTCGTCCGATAACCAATGTGGTGATGATGGGTATGGGTGAACCATTGCTGAATGTAGCCAATGTTGTACCCGCGATGGAAATTATGCTGGATGATTTCGCGTATGGATTATCTAAACGACGCGTGACTTTATCCACTTCAGGTGTTGTGCCAGCGCTCGATATGTTGCGCGATAAGATTGATGTGGCATTAGCTATTTCACTTCACGCACCGAACGATGAATTGCGTGATGAAATTATGCCGATCAATAAAAAATATAACATCAAAATGTTGATGGATTCGGTACACAGATACTTAGAAGTATCGAATGCTAACCATGGTAAAGTGACAATTGAATATGTGTTATTAGATCACGTGAATGATGGCACAGAGCATGCGCATCAATTAGCTCAAGTATTAAAAAATACCCCGTGTAAAATTAACTTGATCCCATGGAACCCGTTCCCAGAAGCGCCTTATGGTAAAAGCTCAAATAGTCGTGTTGATCGTTTCCAAAAAACATTAATGGAATACGGTTTTACAGTGATTGTACGCAAAACCCGAGGTGATGATATTGATGCTGCTTGTGGTCAGTTGGCGGGGGATGTCATCGACCGAACCAAACGTACAGCAATGAAGCGTAAGTTTGGTGAAGGTATTGACGTGAAAGCTGTTAACTAA
- a CDS encoding D-alanyl-D-alanine carboxypeptidase family protein — translation MLKKVLSVLCLVPAMATAQSYVVYDFTHDRVLESSSPNHVQPIASVTKLMTANVFLENNRNTNCTASITDDDYDYIKGTHTKLPKYTPISCNELLKAMLVHSDNYAAHALSRSAGMSRLQFIQKMNEKARELGMRSTRFSDSSGLSDSNISSVMDLVKLAKYSLNKAQIKNLSNMPSAFIQAGGRSVFVKNTNKLVREEVFDAAINKTGYIRESGYNLVFVNKNPCNRATIGVISLNNHSSAFRTNFTKGKLEQYGCIAGRSMHNFTVDEAQYEEGYDEAGMDRLIQQVGG, via the coding sequence ATGTTAAAAAAAGTTCTTTCTGTATTGTGTTTAGTGCCAGCAATGGCAACGGCACAATCTTATGTCGTGTATGATTTCACCCATGATCGCGTGCTCGAAAGTAGCTCACCGAATCATGTTCAACCTATCGCATCCGTCACTAAGTTAATGACTGCAAATGTGTTTCTTGAAAATAATCGAAACACAAATTGTACTGCATCGATTACTGACGACGATTACGATTACATCAAAGGCACACATACAAAATTACCAAAATACACGCCAATTTCTTGTAATGAATTATTAAAAGCGATGCTCGTTCATTCTGACAACTATGCTGCTCATGCCCTTTCTCGCTCTGCGGGCATGAGTCGTTTGCAATTTATCCAAAAAATGAATGAAAAAGCACGAGAACTAGGCATGCGTTCTACCCGCTTTTCAGATAGTTCAGGTTTATCTGACAGCAACATTTCAAGTGTGATGGATCTGGTTAAATTGGCTAAATACTCTCTTAACAAAGCACAAATCAAAAACCTCTCGAATATGCCAAGCGCTTTCATTCAAGCTGGCGGACGTAGCGTTTTTGTTAAAAACACCAATAAATTAGTGCGTGAAGAAGTGTTTGATGCAGCAATTAATAAAACCGGTTATATTCGCGAATCTGGCTATAATTTAGTCTTTGTGAATAAAAATCCATGTAATCGCGCTACCATTGGGGTGATCAGTTTAAATAACCATTCATCTGCGTTTCGTACTAACTTTACTAAAGGAAAATTGGAACAATACGGTTGTATCGCAGGGCGTAGCATGCACAACTTTACCGTTGATGAAGCCCAATATGAAGAAGGCTATGATGAAGCGGGTATGGATCGCCTAATCCAACAAGTTGGTGGTTAA
- a CDS encoding metal ABC transporter substrate-binding protein translates to MKHLFKSLSVIALGLATLQAEAKFKVVTTFTVIQDIAQNVAGDAATVESITKPGAEIHEYEPTPKDIVKAQSADLILWNGLNLERWFERFFQNIKDKPAVVVTEGITPLSIYEGPYKDAPNPHAWMSPSNALIYVENIKNALVKYDPQNADTYQKNAAAYAEKIKQLDKPLREKLSQIPANQRWLVTSEGAFSYLAKDYDLKEGYLWPINAEQQGTPQQVRKLIDLVKKNHIPVVFSESTVSAKPAQQVAKESDAKYGGVLYVDSLSAADGPVPTYVDLLNVTVSTIVKGFEK, encoded by the coding sequence ATGAAGCATTTATTTAAAAGCCTATCTGTTATCGCTCTAGGTTTAGCTACTTTACAAGCCGAAGCAAAATTTAAAGTGGTGACCACATTTACTGTTATTCAGGATATCGCACAAAATGTTGCGGGCGATGCTGCGACGGTGGAATCCATCACTAAACCCGGTGCAGAAATTCACGAGTATGAACCTACCCCTAAAGATATTGTAAAAGCCCAATCTGCCGATTTAATTTTATGGAACGGATTAAATTTAGAGCGTTGGTTTGAGCGTTTCTTCCAAAATATCAAAGACAAACCAGCCGTTGTGGTAACCGAAGGCATTACGCCACTGTCTATTTATGAAGGCCCTTATAAAGATGCACCTAACCCACATGCTTGGATGTCGCCATCTAATGCGTTGATTTATGTCGAAAATATTAAAAATGCATTAGTTAAATACGATCCGCAAAATGCTGATACTTATCAAAAAAATGCGGCAGCATATGCAGAAAAAATCAAACAGCTCGATAAACCTTTACGTGAAAAACTCTCACAGATTCCTGCCAACCAACGTTGGTTAGTCACCAGTGAAGGTGCCTTTAGTTATTTAGCGAAAGATTACGATCTCAAAGAAGGCTATTTATGGCCAATTAACGCTGAACAACAAGGTACGCCTCAACAAGTGCGTAAACTTATCGATTTAGTGAAAAAAAATCATATTCCAGTGGTATTTAGTGAAAGTACCGTGTCAGCAAAACCTGCTCAACAGGTAGCGAAAGAAAGTGATGCTAAGTACGGCGGCGTACTTTATGTCGATTCTCTTTCTGCCGCTGACGGCCCTGTACCGACTTATGTCGATTTGCTCAATGTCACTGTATCCACCATCGTGAAAGGATTTGAAAAATAA
- a CDS encoding manganese/iron ABC transporter ATP-binding protein, protein MTALSASISVNDVTVRYNNGHTAIYDVTFALQGGTICALVGVNGSGKSTLFKSIMGLIKPQQGNIALCGLPINRALKQNLVAYVPQAEEVDWQFPVSVYDVVMMGRYGYMNFLRIPKAEDKQKVLEAMQRVNIEHLAERQIGELSGGQKKRVFLARALAQQSKIILLDEPFTGVDVKTENAIVELLRQLRAEGHLILVSTHNLGSVPDFCDQVVMINRTVIAAGKTEDTFNQHNLEKVFGGVLRHVKLLGEDLHNDEDKRAVTVLTDDERPVVFYGETKNDPPATAVKSCRLPPSDKE, encoded by the coding sequence ATGACTGCACTTTCCGCTTCGATTTCCGTTAATGATGTAACCGTTCGTTACAACAACGGGCACACTGCAATTTATGATGTTACCTTTGCATTACAAGGGGGAACAATCTGTGCCCTTGTCGGCGTAAATGGAAGCGGAAAATCAACGCTATTCAAAAGCATCATGGGCTTAATTAAACCACAGCAAGGCAATATTGCGCTTTGTGGTTTGCCAATTAATCGAGCATTGAAACAAAATTTGGTTGCTTATGTACCGCAAGCGGAAGAAGTCGATTGGCAATTTCCAGTCTCCGTTTATGATGTTGTCATGATGGGACGCTACGGCTATATGAATTTCCTACGCATTCCAAAGGCTGAAGACAAACAAAAAGTGCTCGAAGCGATGCAACGAGTAAACATCGAGCATTTAGCTGAACGGCAAATCGGCGAGCTTTCTGGTGGACAGAAAAAACGCGTATTTTTGGCTCGAGCATTAGCCCAACAAAGTAAGATTATCTTACTCGATGAGCCTTTTACAGGTGTGGATGTTAAAACTGAAAATGCTATTGTGGAACTCCTTCGCCAATTACGTGCTGAAGGCCATTTAATTTTAGTTTCTACCCACAACTTGGGTTCTGTACCAGACTTCTGTGACCAAGTGGTGATGATTAACCGTACTGTGATTGCTGCCGGTAAAACAGAAGATACATTCAATCAGCATAATTTGGAAAAAGTCTTTGGTGGTGTATTACGACACGTCAAATTATTAGGTGAAGATCTGCATAATGATGAAGATAAACGTGCTGTCACCGTGCTTACGGATGATGAACGTCCCGTTGTCTTCTATGGTGAAACCAAAAATGATCCGCCCGCAACGGCTGTAAAATCCTGTCGTCTGCCTCCGTCTGACAAGGAATAA
- a CDS encoding metal ABC transporter permease, which yields MLEYLLEPFSYEYMQKAMWISAAVGGICAFLSAYLMLKGWSLIGDALSHSVVPGVAIAYAFSLPYALGAFFAGILAALSILWIKSISKLKEDAVIGFIFSTFFALGLLIISLNPTSINVQNIILGNILGIADEDIYQVAIIMLICLVLLLIFWKDLLLIFFDETQAITVGLSPLFYKVLFFTLLSACVVAALQTVGAILVIAMVITPGATAYLLTDKFKTLIKVAVALGAITGFVGVYLSYYLDGATGGVIVTLQTLLFLLAFLFSPKYGLMSQKRRKAVAHE from the coding sequence ATGCTTGAATATTTACTGGAACCTTTCTCCTATGAATATATGCAAAAAGCCATGTGGATAAGTGCCGCAGTTGGTGGTATTTGTGCCTTTCTTTCTGCCTATTTAATGTTGAAAGGTTGGTCATTAATTGGAGACGCGCTCTCTCATTCCGTGGTTCCGGGTGTGGCGATAGCTTATGCCTTTTCACTCCCCTATGCTTTAGGTGCTTTTTTTGCCGGCATTTTGGCCGCACTTTCCATTTTATGGATCAAATCCATTTCTAAACTCAAAGAAGATGCCGTTATCGGCTTTATTTTCAGTACCTTTTTTGCCTTAGGTTTACTGATTATTTCCTTGAATCCAACCTCGATAAATGTGCAAAACATCATTCTCGGTAATATCCTCGGGATTGCCGATGAAGATATTTATCAAGTAGCCATCATTATGTTGATTTGCTTGGTCTTATTGCTTATTTTTTGGAAGGATCTGTTACTGATTTTCTTTGATGAAACGCAAGCGATTACAGTAGGTCTTTCGCCACTGTTTTACAAAGTCCTCTTTTTTACACTCTTGAGTGCTTGTGTCGTTGCCGCATTACAAACTGTCGGGGCGATTTTAGTGATAGCTATGGTAATCACACCAGGCGCCACCGCCTATTTACTCACAGATAAATTCAAAACTCTTATCAAAGTTGCGGTAGCATTAGGCGCAATCACTGGTTTTGTCGGTGTCTATTTAAGCTATTATCTCGATGGAGCCACAGGTGGTGTCATCGTGACATTGCAAACCTTGTTATTTTTATTAGCTTTTCTATTTTCGCCAAAATACGGATTAATGAGTCAAAAACGACGTAAGGCGGTGGCCCATGAGTGA
- a CDS encoding metal ABC transporter permease, translating to MFAIFLEPFQFDFMQNALLTALVVAVICALLSCYLVLKGWSLMGDAISHAVLPGIVLAFLAGIPLVIGAFVSGIACALGVGYLKENSRIKEDTAMGIVFSGMFAIGLVLFTKIQTSQHLTHILFGNVLGVSRQELIQTAIIALIIFILLGLKRRDFLLYCFDPSHARVAGLSPKLLHYGLLTLLALTIVSSMQVVGVILVVAMLIAPGITALTLTNRFDKMLVIAIISAVTASLLGVLLSYHFDASTGACIILLQAVFFLIALIYSKLKVRLNF from the coding sequence ATATTTGCGATTTTCCTTGAGCCATTTCAGTTTGACTTTATGCAAAATGCGTTACTCACCGCATTAGTGGTTGCTGTGATCTGTGCACTACTCTCTTGCTATTTGGTATTGAAAGGATGGTCATTGATGGGCGATGCTATTTCCCATGCCGTCCTGCCTGGTATTGTATTAGCTTTTCTAGCCGGTATTCCATTGGTGATTGGAGCCTTTGTCTCAGGTATTGCCTGTGCCTTAGGAGTGGGTTATTTAAAAGAAAACAGTCGTATTAAAGAAGATACCGCGATGGGGATTGTATTTTCGGGAATGTTTGCCATTGGTTTGGTGCTGTTCACTAAAATCCAAACCTCACAACATCTCACACACATCTTATTCGGTAACGTATTAGGTGTAAGCCGACAAGAGCTGATTCAAACGGCTATCATCGCCTTGATTATTTTTATTTTGCTTGGATTAAAGCGTCGTGATTTTCTACTTTATTGCTTTGATCCGAGCCATGCCCGTGTTGCAGGTCTTTCGCCTAAATTATTGCATTATGGCTTACTCACATTACTCGCCCTCACCATTGTGAGTTCAATGCAAGTCGTTGGGGTGATTTTGGTTGTAGCCATGCTAATTGCACCAGGCATCACTGCGCTAACACTGACCAATCGCTTCGATAAGATGCTTGTTATCGCGATTATCAGCGCTGTAACTGCAAGTCTATTAGGCGTGCTACTTAGTTATCATTTTGATGCATCTACTGGTGCATGCATTATTTTGTTACAGGCTGTATTTTTCTTAATTGCGCTAATTTATAGCAAATTAAAAGTGCGATTAAATTTTTAA
- a CDS encoding DUF262 domain-containing protein: MATTLHSFMDIFDTKFEDGAGSIQVQKIIIPIIQRDYAQGRDNPDVARVRERFIEALYKAVTENPITLDFVYGDIDKEGNMTPLDGQQRLTTLFLLHWYAAKKENIVKDDYDFLEKFSYETRYSARNFCHELVNYNPEFKKDSLSEEIIDQAWFPLDWKNDPTISSMLRMLDAIHNRFKSVTDLWTKLKEGCITFYFLPIKDMGLTDELYIKMNSRGKPLTLFEHFKAELEREIRNIDDELADKIMRKIDIDWTDLLWKYRNSNTSSLDDNIIDDEFLRYFKFICDVIYYRKEISAGNRGKDVFELLDLYSSSKSQDAEENIKTLERFFDCWLNIRDYRDPKDFLSSFMANTHEDGKILVKSGSDLNIFKDCLHTYPDRAKFPLNRFVLLYAITTYLQNLDKVTESDFKRRIRIVNNLIQNSRDEISDRQDRNRMPAILKQTEAIILTGVTNDDIDIGPSFNAHQIVEEKGKIDYLKSNPGMAGVMFELEDHDLLKGQISIVGIKNLHYTERFESLFKCDKGKVDCAMMAIGAMMEIGNYGQMEGNKRRYQYGTKSNSSAWENLFHRSANSGFEKTSDILISLLDKYEEFTDEILEDIAKAYLVKCKREKKYPFEYYYIKYAEYRPDSYGKMWNDDPEANPHMFRVMQTETRLSESSYYPSLKAASDSHLSKEHYGDRLIFGDEYITCEKNSYLRRKNKDGSIIDIIIIPNSGDIDTKDRIGFLKNYIKKHF, encoded by the coding sequence ATGGCTACAACACTTCACTCCTTTATGGATATTTTTGATACTAAATTTGAAGATGGGGCGGGTTCAATACAGGTTCAAAAGATCATTATTCCAATTATCCAGAGGGATTATGCGCAAGGACGCGATAACCCTGATGTGGCACGTGTAAGAGAACGGTTTATTGAGGCTTTATATAAGGCTGTGACGGAGAATCCTATCACGTTAGACTTTGTTTATGGGGATATTGATAAAGAAGGTAACATGACACCGCTAGATGGACAACAACGTCTTACTACATTATTCCTCCTTCATTGGTATGCAGCTAAAAAAGAGAATATCGTGAAGGATGATTATGACTTTTTGGAGAAGTTCAGCTACGAGACCAGGTATAGTGCACGCAATTTTTGTCATGAATTAGTAAATTATAACCCTGAATTTAAAAAAGATAGCCTTTCTGAAGAAATTATAGACCAAGCCTGGTTCCCTCTGGATTGGAAAAACGATCCTACTATTAGCTCCATGCTGCGAATGCTAGACGCAATTCATAATCGGTTTAAGTCTGTGACAGATTTGTGGACTAAGCTCAAAGAAGGTTGCATTACATTTTATTTTTTGCCAATTAAAGATATGGGATTAACAGATGAACTGTATATTAAAATGAATTCTCGTGGTAAGCCTTTAACTTTATTCGAACATTTTAAAGCAGAGCTTGAACGAGAAATCCGCAATATTGATGATGAATTAGCTGACAAAATTATGCGCAAAATTGATATTGATTGGACAGATCTTCTGTGGAAGTACCGAAATAGTAATACGAGTTCTCTAGACGATAACATTATCGATGACGAATTTTTACGATACTTTAAATTTATCTGTGATGTTATTTATTATCGAAAGGAGATCTCTGCAGGTAATAGAGGAAAAGATGTATTTGAACTTTTGGATCTATACTCTTCATCAAAAAGTCAGGATGCAGAAGAGAATATTAAAACGCTAGAGCGTTTTTTTGATTGTTGGTTGAATATTCGAGATTATAGAGATCCGAAAGACTTCTTATCCTCCTTTATGGCTAATACTCATGAGGATGGAAAGATTTTAGTTAAGTCTGGTAGTGACTTAAATATCTTTAAAGATTGCTTACATACATACCCTGACCGTGCCAAATTTCCATTGAATCGATTTGTGCTTTTATATGCAATTACAACATACTTGCAGAATCTTGATAAGGTAACGGAATCTGATTTTAAAAGAAGAATTCGTATCGTAAATAACCTGATTCAAAATTCTAGAGATGAGATCTCTGATCGACAAGATAGAAACAGAATGCCAGCTATTTTAAAGCAAACAGAAGCGATTATTCTGACTGGTGTTACTAATGATGATATTGATATTGGGCCTAGCTTCAATGCACATCAGATTGTGGAAGAAAAAGGGAAGATTGACTATCTAAAATCTAACCCTGGTATGGCTGGTGTAATGTTCGAATTGGAAGATCATGACTTACTTAAGGGGCAGATTAGTATCGTTGGTATAAAGAACCTTCATTATACTGAGAGATTTGAATCATTATTTAAATGTGATAAGGGAAAAGTAGATTGCGCGATGATGGCAATAGGCGCCATGATGGAGATTGGTAATTATGGGCAAATGGAAGGAAATAAGCGTCGTTACCAGTATGGCACAAAAAGTAATAGCTCTGCTTGGGAAAACTTATTTCATAGAAGTGCTAATTCAGGCTTTGAGAAGACAAGTGACATTCTTATTTCCTTATTAGATAAATATGAAGAATTCACGGATGAGATTCTTGAAGATATTGCAAAGGCTTATTTGGTCAAATGTAAAAGAGAAAAGAAATATCCATTTGAATATTATTATATTAAGTACGCTGAATATCGTCCCGACTCATATGGAAAGATGTGGAATGATGATCCTGAAGCAAATCCTCATATGTTTAGGGTTATGCAGACAGAAACGAGGTTATCTGAGTCTTCATATTACCCAAGTTTGAAAGCAGCTTCTGATTCACATTTATCAAAAGAACATTACGGGGATAGATTGATTTTTGGTGATGAGTATATAACCTGCGAAAAAAATTCGTATTTAAGAAGAAAAAACAAAGATGGCTCAATTATTGATATTATCATCATTCCGAATAGCGGTGATATTGATACTAAAGACAGAATCGGTTTCTTGAAGAATTATATCAAAAAACATTTTTAG
- a CDS encoding DUF262 domain-containing protein — translation MNSQITLGTKLVGDIKGRFYVPSYQRGYRWGKAEVERLLDDIYSTEGKRNYCLQPVVVRKDGDKYELIDGQQRLTTIYLIYRFMSEHSKSINGPIFTLSYETREKSEDFLKSIDESRKEENIDFWFFCTAYESIKAWFSKEDIKSRLTDMNDYFKKIVKIIWYEVGETEDAIGLFTRLNIGKIPLTNAELVKAMFLSKGRTDTNMEQKKQEEISFQWDHMEKELHNDSLWFFLTNKSTEYQTRADLVLDLISQKPADNRDQYYTFFKFDETYQNGKLDNIWYEIQQTFLTLKEWHSNHEFYHKIGYLIASGSKTLRDIFDRSKYKTKSTFNKDLDDDIKNSIKIGKNYADLSYENTEDQKKIKKLLLLFNVESVRKSGEHSQRFPFDKYKNGENGKVIWSLEHIHAQQSEGLSTQKMWKEWLRLHKPSVESAKSSSYDINKLIKEIDDAINNDRLSRQDFDSIQQEVVGLLSEEGHSEYLHSIANLALLSFEANAALSNSTFDVKRNEIIKMDKEGAFIPFCTRMVFLKYYTLSAENQLHFWGKDDRDAYVNEMNIVLGTYLEEKILLEKGTK, via the coding sequence ATGAATAGCCAAATTACATTAGGAACAAAGCTAGTTGGAGATATAAAGGGGCGTTTTTATGTTCCGTCATATCAGCGAGGATATCGTTGGGGAAAGGCTGAGGTCGAACGGTTACTTGATGATATTTATTCCACCGAAGGTAAGAGAAATTATTGTCTTCAGCCAGTTGTAGTAAGAAAAGATGGGGATAAATATGAATTAATAGATGGTCAGCAGCGCTTAACTACCATCTACCTTATCTATCGCTTTATGAGTGAACATAGCAAATCTATTAATGGACCAATATTTACTCTATCTTATGAAACCAGAGAGAAGTCTGAAGACTTCTTAAAATCAATCGATGAATCCCGTAAAGAGGAGAATATTGACTTCTGGTTCTTTTGTACAGCCTATGAAAGTATTAAGGCGTGGTTTTCTAAGGAAGATATAAAATCAAGGCTTACTGATATGAATGACTACTTCAAGAAAATCGTAAAAATTATTTGGTATGAAGTAGGCGAGACTGAAGATGCGATTGGTTTATTCACTCGTTTGAATATTGGTAAGATTCCTCTCACAAATGCAGAATTAGTAAAAGCAATGTTCCTTAGCAAAGGACGAACTGACACCAATATGGAACAGAAAAAACAGGAAGAAATATCTTTCCAATGGGACCATATGGAGAAGGAGCTGCACAACGATTCATTGTGGTTCTTCCTGACGAATAAAAGTACGGAGTATCAGACTCGAGCTGATCTGGTTCTAGATCTTATCTCTCAAAAGCCTGCTGACAATAGGGATCAGTATTATACCTTTTTCAAATTTGATGAAACGTATCAGAACGGTAAACTTGACAACATCTGGTATGAAATTCAGCAGACATTTTTAACACTGAAGGAGTGGCATAGTAATCACGAGTTTTATCACAAGATTGGATATCTTATCGCTTCTGGTTCAAAAACTTTGCGAGATATTTTTGACCGTTCCAAATATAAAACCAAGTCTACTTTTAATAAAGACCTTGATGACGATATTAAAAATAGCATAAAAATTGGGAAGAACTATGCAGATCTGAGTTATGAAAATACAGAGGATCAGAAAAAAATTAAAAAACTACTCCTCTTATTTAATGTTGAGTCAGTCCGTAAGAGTGGTGAGCATTCACAGAGGTTTCCATTTGATAAATATAAAAATGGTGAGAATGGAAAAGTTATATGGAGTCTTGAACATATACACGCCCAACAGTCGGAAGGCTTAAGTACTCAGAAAATGTGGAAAGAGTGGCTTCGCCTTCATAAACCGTCAGTAGAATCTGCAAAATCTTCAAGTTATGACATCAATAAATTGATTAAGGAAATAGATGATGCGATTAATAATGATAGGCTTAGTCGTCAGGATTTCGATAGTATCCAACAAGAGGTTGTAGGTTTGCTCTCTGAAGAGGGACATTCAGAATACTTGCACTCTATTGCAAATTTAGCGTTGTTAAGTTTTGAAGCCAATGCTGCGTTAAGTAATTCAACTTTTGATGTTAAGAGAAACGAGATTATCAAGATGGATAAAGAGGGGGCGTTTATCCCGTTTTGTACAAGAATGGTATTTCTGAAATATTATACACTATCTGCTGAAAACCAACTTCATTTCTGGGGTAAAGATGATCGGGATGCGTATGTTAACGAAATGAATATTGTATTGGGAACGTATCTCGAAGAAAAAATCCTTTTAGAAAAGGGGACAAAATAA